The following proteins are encoded in a genomic region of Brachypodium distachyon strain Bd21 chromosome 1, Brachypodium_distachyon_v3.0, whole genome shotgun sequence:
- the LOC100831208 gene encoding uncharacterized protein LOC100831208 isoform X1, with protein sequence MEDKMETLQIENNGGDQISLEAVHASDVIHDDPPIAPRIGSEHQAEIPNLATEDERCQLMASSLYSCKFDGYDYPSVIGKAIPIISGSNPPSEVNKKEDKFQTLHSLETESRTSSVSNQVYDGVCSDLFTDRQMVYQRESAQFASLPGLCASVWNDLEEQCFLLGLHIFGKDFSLLSKFVGSKSVRDMLPYYYGRFYKGDAHNRWSHCRKTRSTRCILGKSIFTGRRQQELISRLKSKIPKEAHNSLVQALKSLSDGLTSLEKCVFTLKSIVGPEAFVEVVGIGSGKHDLTGFVQDTSKKTKALSVCTKMPKGINCSTLAREDIIKFLTGDFRISKAKSNELFWEAVWPRLLAREWHSEQPKDIRTAKSCLVFLVPGIKKFSREKLTKGTHYYDSITDVLKKVAADPTLLELESDGIDNGTTVQRNGQATSKEDPVNSDQELLMFTIIDTTLVEGEEPFKVRALRRLPGDENVNFGTKNRSDYVLSGSSSQEQDSGDRSSDDQEYHGQVTACVNDIEMESVYHTAKESCADLLENRGAATCSVFAVNGHCSDDQHSEISNGNGDQIDLTCFSGLGTKTDRHVYLSPKRRRFSRCSNDQTSQFSFSSPNDEGLGKDKLKPLSTSSEPTVVDLGIGGCSQTRGLASCSTKVNSCEEITNVVKSTSNGESLGKRNVPNINDDESLEGKFDTVTEEGTQVSRLVDLNKLQTAPTGNHDHLLRNEDGPSSISSSEIVPDVLEATGKPDVAVQKSPRRHGTRNRSLSRKALEAFSVGDPGGAKRKGDSHSLMTRRPPKRTRKSKD encoded by the exons ATGGAAGATAAG ATGGAAACACTTCAGATTGAAAACAATGGTGGTGACCAAATATCTTTAGAAGCTGTCCATGCTTCGGATGTGATCCATGATGACCCACCAATAGCACCACGCATAGGAAGTGAGCACCAGGCAGAAATCCCCAATCTAGCAACAGAGGATGAACGATGTCAGCTCATGGCCAGCTCACTCTACAGTTGCAAGTTTGATGGGTATGATTATCCTAGTGTTATTGGGAAAGCTATACCAATCATATCGGGAAGCAATCCACCTAGTGAAGTCAACAAGAAGGAAGATAAATTTCAGACACTGCATTCTTTAGAAACTGAATCAAGAACCAGTTCTGTGAGTAATCAAGTTTATGATGGTGTATGCAGTGACCTCTTCACTGACAGGCAAATGGTGTATCAAAGAGAATCAGCACAATTTGCTTCACTACCTGGTTTATGTGCCTCCGTTTGGAATGATCTAGAAGAACAGTGCTTTCTTCTTGGGCTGCATATTTTTGGTAAAGATTTCAGCCTGTTGAGCAAGTTTGTAGGGAGTAAGTCTGTCAGGGACATGCTTCCCTACTACTATGGAAGGTTCTACAAGGGAGATGCACATAACAGATGGTCGCACTGTAGAAAGACAAGAAGTACTAGATGTATTCTTGGGAAAAGCATTTTTACTGGTCGGCGACAACAGGAGCTTATATCTCGTTTGAAATCTAAAATACCCAAAGAAGCTCATAATTCGTTAGTTCAG GCTTTGAAGTCTTTAAGTGATGGCCTGACATCTTTAGAGAAATGTGTCTTCACTCTGAAATCTATTGTCGGACCGGAAGCTTTTGTTGAGGTGGTTGGGATTGGTTCAGGGAAGCATGATTTGACTGGATTTGTTCAGGACACATCCAAAAAAACCAAAGCTCTATCTGTTTGCACCAAGATGCCTAAAGGCATAAATTGTTCCACGCTTGCTAGAGAAGACATTATCAAGTTCTTAACAGGTGATTTCAGGATAAGTAAGGCAAAAtcaaatgaattattttgGGAAGCTGTCTGGCCCCGTTTGCTTGCAAGAGAGTGGCATTCAGAGCAGCCAAAAGACATCCGCACAGCCAAGAGTTGCCTTGTGTTTCTGGTTCCGGgcataaaaaaattctcaagAGAGAAGCTCACTAAGGGCACTCACTATTACGATTCTATCACCGACGTCCTTAAAAAAGTGGCAGCAGATCCCACTCTTCTTGAGCTAGAGAGTGATGGAATAGATAATGGGACAACCGTTCAAAGAAATGGTCAGGCAACAAGCAAAGAAGATCCTGTGAATAGTGATCAGGAGCTTCTGATGTTCACCATAATTGATACTACCTTGGTCGAAGGGGAAGAGCCCTTCAAAGTGAGGGCGCTGAGAAGATTACCTGGTGATGAAAATGTTAATTTTGGAACTAAAAATCGTTCAGATTATGTGTTGAGTGGTAGTTCCTCTCAGGAGCAAGATAGTGGTGATCGCTCATCAGATGACCAGGAATATCACGGACAGGTGACAGCTTGTGTGAATGATATTGAAATGGAATCAGTTTACCATACAGCCAAAGAATCCTGTGCGGATTTGTTGGAAAACAGGGGGGCTGCAACATGCTCTGTTTTTGCAGTTAATGGTCATTGTTCCGATGATCAGCACTCGGAAATTTCTAATGGAAATGGTGACCAAATTGACTTGACATGCTTCTCTGGCCTTGGAACAAAAACTGACAGACATGTGTATTTATCCCCAAAGCGCAGAAGATTTTCTAGGTGTAGCAATGACCAGACCAGCCAATTCAGCTTTTCTTCCCCAAATGATGAGGGTTTAGGGAAGGACAAATTGAAGCCTCTATCCACTTCATCAGAGCCAACTGTTGTTGATCTTGGTATTGGTGGTTGTTCCCAAACCAGAGGATTGGCAAGCTGTTCCACAAAGGTTAACTCGTGCGAGGAGATAACAAATGTTGTGAAGTCTACTTCCAATGGTGAATCACTTGGCAAGAGGAATGTGCCGAATATAAATGACGACGAGTCATTAGAGGGAAAGTTTGACACAGTGACCGAAGAAGGGACTCAGGTCAGTCGCTTGGTTGATCTGAATAAACTGCAGACAGCACCTACAGGCAATCATGATCATCTGCTGCGAAATGAAGATGGACCTTCTTCCATTTCGAGTAGTGAGATAGTTCCTGATGTTTTGGAGGCCACTGGAAAACCTGATGTGGCTGTTCAGAAGAGCCCTCGGAGGCATGGAACTAGAAACCGGTCTCTCAGCAGAAAAGCTCTGGAAGCTTTTTCTGTTGGTGACCCCGGAGGTGCAAAGCGTAAGGGTGACTCCCACAGCTTGATGACAAGAAGGCCTCCCAAGCGGACTCGCAAAAGTAAAGACTGA
- the LOC100831208 gene encoding uncharacterized protein LOC100831208 isoform X2 codes for METLQIENNGGDQISLEAVHASDVIHDDPPIAPRIGSEHQAEIPNLATEDERCQLMASSLYSCKFDGYDYPSVIGKAIPIISGSNPPSEVNKKEDKFQTLHSLETESRTSSVSNQVYDGVCSDLFTDRQMVYQRESAQFASLPGLCASVWNDLEEQCFLLGLHIFGKDFSLLSKFVGSKSVRDMLPYYYGRFYKGDAHNRWSHCRKTRSTRCILGKSIFTGRRQQELISRLKSKIPKEAHNSLVQALKSLSDGLTSLEKCVFTLKSIVGPEAFVEVVGIGSGKHDLTGFVQDTSKKTKALSVCTKMPKGINCSTLAREDIIKFLTGDFRISKAKSNELFWEAVWPRLLAREWHSEQPKDIRTAKSCLVFLVPGIKKFSREKLTKGTHYYDSITDVLKKVAADPTLLELESDGIDNGTTVQRNGQATSKEDPVNSDQELLMFTIIDTTLVEGEEPFKVRALRRLPGDENVNFGTKNRSDYVLSGSSSQEQDSGDRSSDDQEYHGQVTACVNDIEMESVYHTAKESCADLLENRGAATCSVFAVNGHCSDDQHSEISNGNGDQIDLTCFSGLGTKTDRHVYLSPKRRRFSRCSNDQTSQFSFSSPNDEGLGKDKLKPLSTSSEPTVVDLGIGGCSQTRGLASCSTKVNSCEEITNVVKSTSNGESLGKRNVPNINDDESLEGKFDTVTEEGTQVSRLVDLNKLQTAPTGNHDHLLRNEDGPSSISSSEIVPDVLEATGKPDVAVQKSPRRHGTRNRSLSRKALEAFSVGDPGGAKRKGDSHSLMTRRPPKRTRKSKD; via the exons ATGGAAACACTTCAGATTGAAAACAATGGTGGTGACCAAATATCTTTAGAAGCTGTCCATGCTTCGGATGTGATCCATGATGACCCACCAATAGCACCACGCATAGGAAGTGAGCACCAGGCAGAAATCCCCAATCTAGCAACAGAGGATGAACGATGTCAGCTCATGGCCAGCTCACTCTACAGTTGCAAGTTTGATGGGTATGATTATCCTAGTGTTATTGGGAAAGCTATACCAATCATATCGGGAAGCAATCCACCTAGTGAAGTCAACAAGAAGGAAGATAAATTTCAGACACTGCATTCTTTAGAAACTGAATCAAGAACCAGTTCTGTGAGTAATCAAGTTTATGATGGTGTATGCAGTGACCTCTTCACTGACAGGCAAATGGTGTATCAAAGAGAATCAGCACAATTTGCTTCACTACCTGGTTTATGTGCCTCCGTTTGGAATGATCTAGAAGAACAGTGCTTTCTTCTTGGGCTGCATATTTTTGGTAAAGATTTCAGCCTGTTGAGCAAGTTTGTAGGGAGTAAGTCTGTCAGGGACATGCTTCCCTACTACTATGGAAGGTTCTACAAGGGAGATGCACATAACAGATGGTCGCACTGTAGAAAGACAAGAAGTACTAGATGTATTCTTGGGAAAAGCATTTTTACTGGTCGGCGACAACAGGAGCTTATATCTCGTTTGAAATCTAAAATACCCAAAGAAGCTCATAATTCGTTAGTTCAG GCTTTGAAGTCTTTAAGTGATGGCCTGACATCTTTAGAGAAATGTGTCTTCACTCTGAAATCTATTGTCGGACCGGAAGCTTTTGTTGAGGTGGTTGGGATTGGTTCAGGGAAGCATGATTTGACTGGATTTGTTCAGGACACATCCAAAAAAACCAAAGCTCTATCTGTTTGCACCAAGATGCCTAAAGGCATAAATTGTTCCACGCTTGCTAGAGAAGACATTATCAAGTTCTTAACAGGTGATTTCAGGATAAGTAAGGCAAAAtcaaatgaattattttgGGAAGCTGTCTGGCCCCGTTTGCTTGCAAGAGAGTGGCATTCAGAGCAGCCAAAAGACATCCGCACAGCCAAGAGTTGCCTTGTGTTTCTGGTTCCGGgcataaaaaaattctcaagAGAGAAGCTCACTAAGGGCACTCACTATTACGATTCTATCACCGACGTCCTTAAAAAAGTGGCAGCAGATCCCACTCTTCTTGAGCTAGAGAGTGATGGAATAGATAATGGGACAACCGTTCAAAGAAATGGTCAGGCAACAAGCAAAGAAGATCCTGTGAATAGTGATCAGGAGCTTCTGATGTTCACCATAATTGATACTACCTTGGTCGAAGGGGAAGAGCCCTTCAAAGTGAGGGCGCTGAGAAGATTACCTGGTGATGAAAATGTTAATTTTGGAACTAAAAATCGTTCAGATTATGTGTTGAGTGGTAGTTCCTCTCAGGAGCAAGATAGTGGTGATCGCTCATCAGATGACCAGGAATATCACGGACAGGTGACAGCTTGTGTGAATGATATTGAAATGGAATCAGTTTACCATACAGCCAAAGAATCCTGTGCGGATTTGTTGGAAAACAGGGGGGCTGCAACATGCTCTGTTTTTGCAGTTAATGGTCATTGTTCCGATGATCAGCACTCGGAAATTTCTAATGGAAATGGTGACCAAATTGACTTGACATGCTTCTCTGGCCTTGGAACAAAAACTGACAGACATGTGTATTTATCCCCAAAGCGCAGAAGATTTTCTAGGTGTAGCAATGACCAGACCAGCCAATTCAGCTTTTCTTCCCCAAATGATGAGGGTTTAGGGAAGGACAAATTGAAGCCTCTATCCACTTCATCAGAGCCAACTGTTGTTGATCTTGGTATTGGTGGTTGTTCCCAAACCAGAGGATTGGCAAGCTGTTCCACAAAGGTTAACTCGTGCGAGGAGATAACAAATGTTGTGAAGTCTACTTCCAATGGTGAATCACTTGGCAAGAGGAATGTGCCGAATATAAATGACGACGAGTCATTAGAGGGAAAGTTTGACACAGTGACCGAAGAAGGGACTCAGGTCAGTCGCTTGGTTGATCTGAATAAACTGCAGACAGCACCTACAGGCAATCATGATCATCTGCTGCGAAATGAAGATGGACCTTCTTCCATTTCGAGTAGTGAGATAGTTCCTGATGTTTTGGAGGCCACTGGAAAACCTGATGTGGCTGTTCAGAAGAGCCCTCGGAGGCATGGAACTAGAAACCGGTCTCTCAGCAGAAAAGCTCTGGAAGCTTTTTCTGTTGGTGACCCCGGAGGTGCAAAGCGTAAGGGTGACTCCCACAGCTTGATGACAAGAAGGCCTCCCAAGCGGACTCGCAAAAGTAAAGACTGA
- the LOC100839331 gene encoding uncharacterized protein LOC100839331 isoform X1, with translation MASSRRSRRRGRKPGHFRDMEMDSLGLEDDGEPQPSLEASLASDVMYDDAPICPCIGSEHQAEIPNLLTVDERRRYMTSSLESMVAGYDYPVMIGLPIPIMWAPSEVHKEEESQAHHSLETEARISSRGEDSQVTSVYPTSNNVSDHDLTWHGPHSVVPVDQMEAGSNQAHHENFDSCSTQEGLNFTNKPMEQQREIDHFTPLPASSSCLWSGIEAECFLLGLYIFGKNLRLVSRFLGNNIGDGLSYYYGKFYKSDAYNRWSECRKARTRRCILGERIFTGWRQHEIISRLKSEVPKEAHDSLVEMFKSFSNEEISLEDFVFTLKSTAGTKAFIEVVGIGKGKHDLTGFVLDSSKPSQVLSVHPDMPTGKDCSSLASEDIIKFLTGDFRRSKTRSNDIFWEAVWPRLLARGWHSEQPNDVRSTKNCLVFLVPGIKKFSRSKLTKGTHYFDSVSDVLKRVAADPVLLELEVGGMDNDGTPEQNGYTDMKVNHDDPLDDYQEVPKFTIIDTTLVQGEEPFCVRELRKLPADANVRFVPSRHSHSTVIVSSSEEQDVDDRSSDDQEDRGQVTAPVNDIEIISASNPVDSFQNMLPASSSSFPVNGHSSNGSSNKTDLTYSFGTKTKTVRRKYLSPVSKRRRLSSCSNDQNSRRSFSFSKGDGLEKEKTKPLSTSLKPAIVDAGGNFQSKTIARCSTKEKPCEQIKIDASNSRTNDRSNGKINMTNLNENRSFECKVDVVPKVHPKFPFTEAKFAKEGEQVSSLAGQTKPVTPIDDKTSVSVCATSSEDHGSMKAVEAPSIPNSKCVRGVPEATGGPASAQPESQVNSRRHGTRNRSPTAKVLEALASGSSGGKRKGEPKSPGTSRPSQRARKSTKDSVCTPTSSDTDKSSMDADAQR, from the exons atggcgagctCTCGGCgcagcagaagaagaggaCGCAAGCCCGGCCACTTCAGAGACATGGAG ATGGATTCACTTGGACTTGAAGATGATGGTGAACCCCAACCATCTTTAGAAGCTTCTCTTGCTTCAGATGTCATGTATGACGATGCGCCTATATGTCCATGCATTGGAAGTGAGCACCAGGCAGAAATCCCCAATCTGCTTACAGTGGATGAGCGTCGTCGGTACATGACCAGCTCACTTGAGAGCATGGTAGCTGGTTATGATTACCCTGTTATGATTGGGTTACCCATACCAATTATGTGGGCACCAAGTGAGGTCCATAAGGAGGAGGAATCACAAGCTCATCATTCTTTAGAAACCGAAGCAAGAATCAGCAGTCGGGGCGAGGATAGTCAGGTTACCTCAGTTTATCCAACCAGCAATAATGTGAGTGACCATGATTTAACATGGCACGGTCCACATTCAGTGGTGCCTGTAGATCAGATGGAAGCTGGCAGTAATCAAGCACATCATGAAAACTTTGATTCATGTTCTACTCAAGAAGGCCTCAACTTTACTAATAAGCCAATGGAACAGCAGAGGGAAATTGATCATTTTACTCCACTGCCTGCTTCATCCAGTTGCCTTTGGAGTGGTATTGAGGCAGAATGTTTTCTGCTTGGGCTCTACATATTCGGCAAAAATCTAAGACTAGTGAGCAGGTTTCTAGGTAATAATATTGGGGATGGGCTTTCCTACTACTATGGAAAGTTCTACAAAAGTGATGCGTATAACAGATGGTCAGAATGCAGAAAAGCAAGAACTAGGAGATGCATTCTTGGAGAACGCATTTTTACAGGTTGGCGGCAGCACGAGATTATATCTCGTCTGAAATCTGAAGTCCCCAaagaagctcatgattcaTTGGTTGAG ATGTTCAAATCTTTCAGCAATGAGGAAATATCTTTAGAGGATTTTGTCTTTACTCTGAAATCCACTGCTGGAACAAAAGCTTTTATTGAGGTTGTTGGAATTGGTAAAGGGAAGCATGATTTGACTGGATTTGTGCTGGATTCATCTAAGCCCAGCCAAGTTCTTTCTGTTCACCCTGACATGCCTACAGGCAAAGATTGTTCTTCTCTTGCTTCAGAAGATATAATCAAGTTCTTGACAGGTGATTTCAGAAGAAGCAAGACAAGATCAAATGATATTTTCTGGGAAGCAGTCTGGCCCCGTTTGCTTGCGAGAGGGTGGCATTCAGAGCAACCAAACGATGTCAGATCAACTAAGAATTgccttgtttttcttgtgccGGGTATCAAAAAATTCTCAAGAAGTAAACTCACTAAAGGCACTCACTATTTTGATTCTGTCAGCGATGTCCTTAAACGAGTGGCAGCGGATCCTGTTCTTCTTGAGCTAGAGGTCGGCGGAATGGACAATGATGGTACTCCTGAGCAAAATGGGTATACAGACATGAAAGTGAACCATGACGATCCTTTGGATGATTATCAGGAGGTTCCAAAGTTCACAATTATTGATACTACCTtggtccaaggggaagagccATTCTGTGTCAGGGAGCTGAGGAAATTACCTGCTGATGCAAATGTCCGTTTTGTCCCTTCACGCCATTCACATAGTACTGTGATTGTGAGTTCCTCAGAGGAGCAAGATGTGGATGATCGATCATCAGATGACCAGGAAGATCGTGGACAAGTTACAGCTCCTGTTAATGACATTGAAATTATTTCAGCGAGCAACCCAGTTGATTCATTTCAAAACATGCTCCCTGCATCATCCTCAAGTTTTCCAGTCAATGGTCATTCTTCTAATGGCAGTAGTAACAAAACTGATTTGACATACTCCTTTGGcacgaaaacaaaaactgtaAGGCGCAAGTATTTATCCCCAGTGTCAAAGCGCAGAAGATTATCTAGCTGTAGCAATGATCAGAACAGCCGGCGCAGCTTTTCTTTCTCCAAAGGAGATGGTttagagaaagagaaaaccaAGCCGCTGTCGACTTCATTGAAACCAGCTATTGTTGATGCTGGTGGTAATTTTCAGAGCAAAACAATTGCAAGATGTTCGACAAAGGAGAAGCCATGCGAGCAGATAAAAATAGATGCATCAAACTCTCGTACCAATGACAGGTCAAACGGGAAGATAAATATGACGAACTTAAATGAGAACAGATCATTTGAGTGCAAGGTCGATGTGGTGCCTAAAGTTCATCCAAAATTCCCCTTCACTGAAGCAAAATTTGCGAAAGAAGGGGAGCAGGTTAGTAGTTTGGCTGGCCAGACTAAACCAGTGACACCAATTGATGATAAGACAAGTGTAAGTGTATGTGCAACTTCATCAGAGGATCATGGTTCCATGAAGGCTGTGGAAGCTCCGTCCATTCCGAACAGCAAATGTGTCCGTGGTGTTCCAGAGGCGACAGGAGGACCTGCTAGTGCACAACCAGAATCGCAGGTGAATTCTCGGAGGCACGGAACCAGAAATAGGTCTCCCACGGCGAAAGTTCTGGAAGCACTTGCCTCGGGGTCTTCTGGAGGAAAGCGTAAGGGTGAACCCAAAAGTCCTGGAACAAGCAGGCCTTCCCAGAGAGCCCGCAAATCCACCAAAGACTCGGTCTGTACGCCTACAAGCAGTGACACAGACAAGTCCAGCATGGATGCTGATGCGCAACGGTGA
- the LOC100839331 gene encoding uncharacterized protein LOC100839331 isoform X2, which produces MEAKMDSLGLEDDGEPQPSLEASLASDVMYDDAPICPCIGSEHQAEIPNLLTVDERRRYMTSSLESMVAGYDYPVMIGLPIPIMWAPSEVHKEEESQAHHSLETEARISSRGEDSQVTSVYPTSNNVSDHDLTWHGPHSVVPVDQMEAGSNQAHHENFDSCSTQEGLNFTNKPMEQQREIDHFTPLPASSSCLWSGIEAECFLLGLYIFGKNLRLVSRFLGNNIGDGLSYYYGKFYKSDAYNRWSECRKARTRRCILGERIFTGWRQHEIISRLKSEVPKEAHDSLVEMFKSFSNEEISLEDFVFTLKSTAGTKAFIEVVGIGKGKHDLTGFVLDSSKPSQVLSVHPDMPTGKDCSSLASEDIIKFLTGDFRRSKTRSNDIFWEAVWPRLLARGWHSEQPNDVRSTKNCLVFLVPGIKKFSRSKLTKGTHYFDSVSDVLKRVAADPVLLELEVGGMDNDGTPEQNGYTDMKVNHDDPLDDYQEVPKFTIIDTTLVQGEEPFCVRELRKLPADANVRFVPSRHSHSTVIVSSSEEQDVDDRSSDDQEDRGQVTAPVNDIEIISASNPVDSFQNMLPASSSSFPVNGHSSNGSSNKTDLTYSFGTKTKTVRRKYLSPVSKRRRLSSCSNDQNSRRSFSFSKGDGLEKEKTKPLSTSLKPAIVDAGGNFQSKTIARCSTKEKPCEQIKIDASNSRTNDRSNGKINMTNLNENRSFECKVDVVPKVHPKFPFTEAKFAKEGEQVSSLAGQTKPVTPIDDKTSVSVCATSSEDHGSMKAVEAPSIPNSKCVRGVPEATGGPASAQPESQVNSRRHGTRNRSPTAKVLEALASGSSGGKRKGEPKSPGTSRPSQRARKSTKDSVCTPTSSDTDKSSMDADAQR; this is translated from the exons ATGGAGGCTAAG ATGGATTCACTTGGACTTGAAGATGATGGTGAACCCCAACCATCTTTAGAAGCTTCTCTTGCTTCAGATGTCATGTATGACGATGCGCCTATATGTCCATGCATTGGAAGTGAGCACCAGGCAGAAATCCCCAATCTGCTTACAGTGGATGAGCGTCGTCGGTACATGACCAGCTCACTTGAGAGCATGGTAGCTGGTTATGATTACCCTGTTATGATTGGGTTACCCATACCAATTATGTGGGCACCAAGTGAGGTCCATAAGGAGGAGGAATCACAAGCTCATCATTCTTTAGAAACCGAAGCAAGAATCAGCAGTCGGGGCGAGGATAGTCAGGTTACCTCAGTTTATCCAACCAGCAATAATGTGAGTGACCATGATTTAACATGGCACGGTCCACATTCAGTGGTGCCTGTAGATCAGATGGAAGCTGGCAGTAATCAAGCACATCATGAAAACTTTGATTCATGTTCTACTCAAGAAGGCCTCAACTTTACTAATAAGCCAATGGAACAGCAGAGGGAAATTGATCATTTTACTCCACTGCCTGCTTCATCCAGTTGCCTTTGGAGTGGTATTGAGGCAGAATGTTTTCTGCTTGGGCTCTACATATTCGGCAAAAATCTAAGACTAGTGAGCAGGTTTCTAGGTAATAATATTGGGGATGGGCTTTCCTACTACTATGGAAAGTTCTACAAAAGTGATGCGTATAACAGATGGTCAGAATGCAGAAAAGCAAGAACTAGGAGATGCATTCTTGGAGAACGCATTTTTACAGGTTGGCGGCAGCACGAGATTATATCTCGTCTGAAATCTGAAGTCCCCAaagaagctcatgattcaTTGGTTGAG ATGTTCAAATCTTTCAGCAATGAGGAAATATCTTTAGAGGATTTTGTCTTTACTCTGAAATCCACTGCTGGAACAAAAGCTTTTATTGAGGTTGTTGGAATTGGTAAAGGGAAGCATGATTTGACTGGATTTGTGCTGGATTCATCTAAGCCCAGCCAAGTTCTTTCTGTTCACCCTGACATGCCTACAGGCAAAGATTGTTCTTCTCTTGCTTCAGAAGATATAATCAAGTTCTTGACAGGTGATTTCAGAAGAAGCAAGACAAGATCAAATGATATTTTCTGGGAAGCAGTCTGGCCCCGTTTGCTTGCGAGAGGGTGGCATTCAGAGCAACCAAACGATGTCAGATCAACTAAGAATTgccttgtttttcttgtgccGGGTATCAAAAAATTCTCAAGAAGTAAACTCACTAAAGGCACTCACTATTTTGATTCTGTCAGCGATGTCCTTAAACGAGTGGCAGCGGATCCTGTTCTTCTTGAGCTAGAGGTCGGCGGAATGGACAATGATGGTACTCCTGAGCAAAATGGGTATACAGACATGAAAGTGAACCATGACGATCCTTTGGATGATTATCAGGAGGTTCCAAAGTTCACAATTATTGATACTACCTtggtccaaggggaagagccATTCTGTGTCAGGGAGCTGAGGAAATTACCTGCTGATGCAAATGTCCGTTTTGTCCCTTCACGCCATTCACATAGTACTGTGATTGTGAGTTCCTCAGAGGAGCAAGATGTGGATGATCGATCATCAGATGACCAGGAAGATCGTGGACAAGTTACAGCTCCTGTTAATGACATTGAAATTATTTCAGCGAGCAACCCAGTTGATTCATTTCAAAACATGCTCCCTGCATCATCCTCAAGTTTTCCAGTCAATGGTCATTCTTCTAATGGCAGTAGTAACAAAACTGATTTGACATACTCCTTTGGcacgaaaacaaaaactgtaAGGCGCAAGTATTTATCCCCAGTGTCAAAGCGCAGAAGATTATCTAGCTGTAGCAATGATCAGAACAGCCGGCGCAGCTTTTCTTTCTCCAAAGGAGATGGTttagagaaagagaaaaccaAGCCGCTGTCGACTTCATTGAAACCAGCTATTGTTGATGCTGGTGGTAATTTTCAGAGCAAAACAATTGCAAGATGTTCGACAAAGGAGAAGCCATGCGAGCAGATAAAAATAGATGCATCAAACTCTCGTACCAATGACAGGTCAAACGGGAAGATAAATATGACGAACTTAAATGAGAACAGATCATTTGAGTGCAAGGTCGATGTGGTGCCTAAAGTTCATCCAAAATTCCCCTTCACTGAAGCAAAATTTGCGAAAGAAGGGGAGCAGGTTAGTAGTTTGGCTGGCCAGACTAAACCAGTGACACCAATTGATGATAAGACAAGTGTAAGTGTATGTGCAACTTCATCAGAGGATCATGGTTCCATGAAGGCTGTGGAAGCTCCGTCCATTCCGAACAGCAAATGTGTCCGTGGTGTTCCAGAGGCGACAGGAGGACCTGCTAGTGCACAACCAGAATCGCAGGTGAATTCTCGGAGGCACGGAACCAGAAATAGGTCTCCCACGGCGAAAGTTCTGGAAGCACTTGCCTCGGGGTCTTCTGGAGGAAAGCGTAAGGGTGAACCCAAAAGTCCTGGAACAAGCAGGCCTTCCCAGAGAGCCCGCAAATCCACCAAAGACTCGGTCTGTACGCCTACAAGCAGTGACACAGACAAGTCCAGCATGGATGCTGATGCGCAACGGTGA